The following proteins are co-located in the Candidatus Acidiferrales bacterium genome:
- a CDS encoding heparan-alpha-glucosaminide N-acetyltransferase domain-containing protein — translation MTTNMGHAGRILSSAIVIARSGVILSLDVRDTLPLEQIFGNTVNPVARPKPLSRVAYIDWMRGLACLLMFQTHCYDSWLAENLRQSTFYRFSQLLGTLPAPLFLFLTGVSQALVTERLRQKGMDPGSIARASLKRGFQIYLLGWGFRLQEYLLGLPAAPWTDLFRVDILNIIGISLMLLGLLHRVITNRRPAAVAAMGVALAVAMLTPPLWTTFRPSWLPWPVESYVNGLARPWLFPIFPWVAFAFVGLAVGYQIFSPMGREQPFTVVARLAGMGILLGFFAYALDHMNFQLYSTYDFWHTSPNFFALRVAVMLCILLASYLWWRWLGGRGFSPIIQLGNTSLLVYWVHIEFVYGRFSILPKRGSSLLLATLGLGVVFLAMLALSLGRTRLKGRGAEVLGWFRSRFVRETAAGQPR, via the coding sequence ATGACCACAAATATGGGCCACGCGGGAAGAATTCTTTCCTCGGCCATTGTGATTGCCAGAAGTGGTGTTATCCTTTCGCTCGACGTTCGGGATACCCTACCGCTTGAGCAAATTTTTGGCAACACCGTGAATCCGGTTGCCCGCCCAAAACCTCTGAGCCGCGTTGCTTATATTGACTGGATGCGTGGCTTGGCTTGTCTCCTCATGTTTCAAACTCATTGCTACGATTCCTGGCTGGCTGAGAATCTTCGCCAATCCACTTTCTACCGCTTCTCGCAACTGCTTGGAACCTTGCCCGCCCCTCTATTCCTCTTTCTGACAGGTGTTTCCCAGGCGCTTGTCACCGAGCGGTTGCGGCAGAAGGGAATGGACCCGGGCTCGATTGCTCGCGCCAGCCTCAAACGTGGTTTTCAGATCTATTTACTGGGTTGGGGCTTTCGCCTCCAGGAGTATTTGCTTGGCCTCCCGGCAGCGCCCTGGACGGATCTTTTCCGGGTTGACATCCTCAATATCATCGGGATATCCCTCATGCTACTCGGCCTTCTCCATCGCGTGATCACGAATCGCCGCCCTGCAGCCGTGGCGGCTATGGGAGTTGCCCTGGCAGTTGCCATGCTCACGCCGCCGCTTTGGACCACTTTTCGCCCCTCCTGGCTCCCTTGGCCTGTTGAAAGCTACGTGAACGGCCTCGCTCGTCCCTGGCTCTTTCCCATTTTTCCCTGGGTGGCATTTGCCTTCGTCGGTCTTGCCGTCGGCTATCAGATCTTTTCCCCCATGGGGAGAGAGCAGCCTTTCACCGTGGTCGCGCGCCTCGCCGGAATGGGTATCCTCCTCGGGTTTTTCGCTTATGCGTTGGATCACATGAACTTTCAACTCTACTCCACCTATGATTTCTGGCACACCAGCCCCAACTTTTTTGCCCTCCGAGTTGCCGTGATGCTCTGCATCCTGCTTGCCAGCTATCTCTGGTGGCGCTGGCTTGGCGGGCGAGGTTTCAGCCCCATCATCCAGCTTGGGAACACCTCGCTGCTCGTCTATTGGGTCCACATCGAGTTTGTTTACGGCCGCTTCTCTATCCTTCCTAAGCGCGGCAGCTCCCTCCTCCTTGCTACCCTCGGTCTTGGTGTCGTCTTCCTGGCGATGTTGGCTCTGTCGCTGGGTCGTACGCGGTTAAAGGGTCGCGGCGCGGAAGTCC
- a CDS encoding CPBP family intramembrane glutamic endopeptidase, with translation MAEERILPAWPIFVVIGVAVAAVATLGLERGYTGAPAAVTLVFLAALSAGYLLPATRGFGGIGGPGFSAAFAFSWAGAIFVLYLSYAAVTRTFGLWPTAKVALYVALPCALLWRRPSTRPGWQEYLAVLSLWLPLQFKWMSDAWAWPTWRLAQPLGQIFAANVGIICFLVLRRLEGVGYRFHWPKGSSHRVAWNLVVLMALLVPLGTALHFVRFGTSAKELIAMPLVLLGLFVFTAWTEEFLFRGIIQNVLRRSLGSDWGALAIASVCFGLAHLNSGHRWNWQFALMAGVAGVFYGWTWMATKSLAPAAALHAAVDVIWKTFLQG, from the coding sequence ATGGCCGAGGAAAGAATTCTTCCCGCGTGGCCCATATTTGTGGTCATCGGGGTGGCGGTAGCGGCAGTGGCCACGCTGGGACTGGAGCGAGGCTACACCGGCGCGCCGGCGGCAGTGACACTGGTTTTCCTGGCGGCCCTCTCCGCCGGTTACCTGCTACCAGCGACTCGCGGCTTTGGAGGAATCGGCGGTCCGGGCTTTTCGGCGGCTTTTGCATTCTCGTGGGCCGGAGCGATTTTTGTACTCTACTTGAGCTATGCAGCCGTCACTCGAACGTTTGGGCTGTGGCCCACGGCCAAAGTTGCCCTGTATGTGGCACTTCCCTGCGCGCTCCTGTGGCGACGCCCGAGCACGAGGCCGGGATGGCAGGAATATCTGGCTGTGTTGAGCTTGTGGCTCCCGCTGCAATTCAAGTGGATGAGCGATGCGTGGGCCTGGCCCACCTGGCGCCTGGCGCAGCCACTTGGGCAAATTTTTGCCGCGAATGTAGGGATCATTTGTTTTTTGGTTCTGCGGCGACTCGAGGGGGTGGGATACCGGTTCCATTGGCCGAAGGGCAGCAGCCACCGGGTGGCCTGGAACCTCGTTGTCCTTATGGCGCTGCTGGTACCACTTGGCACGGCATTACACTTTGTTCGCTTTGGGACGAGCGCGAAGGAATTGATTGCCATGCCGCTCGTTCTTCTGGGGCTGTTTGTCTTCACAGCGTGGACGGAAGAATTCTTGTTCCGCGGAATCATTCAAAATGTTCTGCGGCGCTCACTAGGAAGCGATTGGGGAGCGCTCGCCATAGCCTCGGTGTGCTTCGGCCTCGCCCATCTGAATAGCGGTCACCGGTGGAATTGGCAGTTTGCGTTGATGGCGGGCGTTGCCGGTGTCTTCTACGGTTGGACCTGGATGGCAACGAAGAGCCTTGCGCCGGCAGCGGCGTTACACGCCGCGGTGGATGTTATCTGGAAGACGTTTCTTCAAGGGTAG
- a CDS encoding thiazole synthase, which translates to MQDDSLVIAGRSFQSRLIVGTGKYRSLPEMARALEASGSQIVTVAVRRVNLTDRTKESLLDYVDPKKYFVLPNTAGCYSADEAIRAARLAREVGLSNWIKLEVIGDEKTLFPDNEQLVEATRVLVRDGFIVLPYTNDDLIAARKLVDAGAAAVMPLGAPIGSGMGIQNVSNFRILRQMITSVPLIVDAGVGTASDATIAMELGADGVLMNTGIAGAQDAVLMAEAMKYAVMAGRQAYLAGRIPRKLYATASTPLEGVVR; encoded by the coding sequence ATGCAGGATGATTCTCTCGTAATTGCCGGACGGAGTTTCCAGTCCCGGCTGATTGTCGGAACAGGCAAATATCGCAGCCTCCCGGAAATGGCCAGGGCTTTGGAGGCATCTGGCTCCCAAATTGTCACCGTGGCCGTTCGGCGGGTGAACCTCACCGACCGTACCAAGGAATCTTTGCTCGACTACGTGGATCCCAAGAAGTATTTCGTTCTCCCGAACACCGCTGGCTGCTACAGCGCCGACGAGGCAATCCGCGCCGCTCGTTTGGCTCGTGAGGTCGGTCTTTCCAACTGGATCAAGCTGGAAGTCATTGGCGATGAAAAGACGCTCTTCCCCGATAACGAGCAGCTCGTTGAGGCCACCAGGGTGCTCGTCCGCGATGGTTTCATCGTCCTGCCCTATACGAATGACGATCTCATTGCCGCTCGCAAACTGGTGGATGCGGGCGCTGCTGCAGTAATGCCGCTTGGCGCGCCCATTGGGTCAGGCATGGGCATTCAAAACGTCAGCAATTTCCGCATCCTCCGGCAAATGATCACTTCGGTGCCTCTCATCGTCGATGCCGGCGTCGGTACGGCCTCTGACGCAACCATCGCCATGGAACTCGGTGCCGATGGCGTGTTGATGAACACCGGCATCGCCGGGGCACAGGACGCAGTCCTCATGGCCGAGGCCATGAAGTACGCCGTGATGGCCGGCCGCCAGGCTTATTTGGCGGGTCGCATTCCCAGAAAACTCTACGCCACTGCCTCTACTCCACTCGAAGGCGTTGTCCGTTAA
- a CDS encoding long-chain fatty acid--CoA ligase: MSYPSLCQLFLDALARHHKPDTLLYRGETQWIPISADEMLNRVAACADRLRSLGIHPGDRVAFLSANRPEWHIVDLAILGLGAVHVPLYYKESPERIRYMLEHSGSRVALVAGEAELQNLLRAADGLESVEAIVAVDRNLPQTNRLLGEAALHAIANPSEVSDFCERASAVSPDSLATIIYTSGTTGVPKGVMLSHSNVSSNALCSMNGFPFGEHDIGLSFLPLCHIYGRIVDYCYFHRGVSIAYAEKFELVPQYLLEVRPTVAAAVPRFFEKFYARVMDAVRTAPWHARKRFRWSMEIARRSLPYRVATKPLPPWLQAAWDIADLLVFSRLRKGLGGRMRFFISGGAPLAAALIEFFLSVGIEIYQGYGLTEASPVISNNFPGQNRIGTVGKIIPGVEVKIAEDGEILSRGPNTMLGYYRDPEATRATMHDDWLRTGDLGYLDPDGYLVITDRKKDLIKTAGGKYVAPQLIENKLKTNPYIQDAVILGDRRKFVAALIVPDFRSLEEFARQNSLDSSDRAALLRHPAVHRLYEEQIEALSQDLSQHEKIKQFRLLDQELTYESGELTYTMKIRRRVVEQRFAALIDQMYAEAEALYPSA; the protein is encoded by the coding sequence ATGAGCTATCCGAGCCTATGCCAGCTTTTTCTTGACGCGCTTGCCCGCCATCACAAGCCCGATACGCTCCTCTACCGGGGCGAGACTCAGTGGATCCCCATTTCCGCGGACGAAATGCTCAATCGTGTCGCAGCCTGTGCCGACCGGCTGCGGAGCCTCGGCATTCACCCGGGAGACCGGGTTGCATTTCTGAGTGCCAATCGGCCTGAATGGCACATTGTGGACCTGGCCATCCTCGGCCTCGGGGCCGTCCATGTGCCTCTCTACTACAAGGAGTCCCCGGAGCGCATCCGTTACATGCTGGAACATTCCGGCAGCCGGGTCGCGCTGGTTGCGGGCGAAGCAGAACTCCAGAATCTTTTGCGGGCGGCAGATGGCCTGGAATCAGTTGAGGCGATCGTCGCGGTTGACCGCAATCTCCCTCAAACGAATCGCTTGCTCGGGGAGGCTGCCCTGCATGCCATCGCGAACCCATCGGAAGTTTCCGATTTCTGCGAGCGGGCCAGCGCCGTTTCGCCGGACTCCCTGGCGACCATCATTTACACTTCGGGTACCACCGGCGTCCCCAAGGGCGTGATGTTGAGTCACTCGAATGTGAGTTCCAACGCTCTTTGTTCGATGAACGGCTTCCCGTTTGGCGAACATGATATCGGGCTCTCCTTCTTGCCTCTCTGCCACATCTACGGTCGCATCGTGGACTACTGTTATTTCCATCGAGGCGTCAGCATCGCCTATGCCGAAAAGTTTGAACTCGTGCCCCAGTACCTCCTCGAGGTTCGGCCGACAGTGGCTGCCGCTGTGCCCCGATTTTTCGAGAAATTCTACGCCCGCGTCATGGATGCTGTCCGGACCGCTCCCTGGCACGCCCGGAAACGGTTTCGTTGGAGCATGGAAATCGCCCGGCGGAGCTTGCCGTACCGCGTCGCAACAAAGCCCCTGCCGCCCTGGCTTCAGGCCGCGTGGGACATTGCTGACCTGCTTGTCTTCTCCCGGCTCCGGAAAGGGCTGGGTGGGCGTATGCGCTTTTTCATCTCCGGAGGCGCGCCCCTGGCTGCTGCGCTCATTGAGTTCTTCCTTTCCGTCGGCATCGAAATCTACCAGGGCTATGGCCTCACCGAAGCCTCGCCCGTTATCTCGAACAACTTTCCCGGCCAGAATCGCATCGGGACAGTTGGCAAAATCATTCCCGGCGTTGAGGTGAAAATAGCCGAGGACGGCGAAATCCTTTCCCGTGGGCCGAACACCATGCTTGGCTACTATCGCGATCCTGAGGCAACCCGGGCCACGATGCACGATGATTGGCTGCGCACCGGCGATCTGGGCTATCTGGATCCCGACGGTTATCTCGTCATCACCGACCGCAAAAAGGATCTCATCAAGACCGCTGGCGGCAAATACGTCGCGCCCCAGCTCATCGAAAACAAGTTGAAGACTAACCCCTATATCCAGGATGCAGTGATTCTCGGCGATCGGAGAAAATTTGTTGCGGCGCTCATCGTCCCTGATTTCCGGAGTCTGGAAGAGTTCGCCCGGCAAAACTCCTTGGATTCCTCTGATCGGGCAGCGCTTCTCCGCCACCCTGCCGTCCATCGCCTCTACGAGGAGCAAATTGAGGCTTTGAGCCAGGACCTTTCACAGCATGAAAAGATCAAGCAATTCCGCCTGCTTGACCAGGAATTGACTTACGAGAGCGGGGAATTGACCTATACCATGAAGATCCGCCGCCGCGTCGTGGAACAACGTTTTGCGGCCCTGATTGACCAGATGTACGCCGAGGCCGAAGCCCTTTATCCTTCTGCCTAG
- the hutU gene encoding urocanate hydratase has product MAEVTTNISPPGYRRVRAPRGTKISCLGWQQEAALRMLMNNLDEEVAERPQDLIIYGGTGKAARNWECYQAIVHSLLKLESDETLLVQSGKPVGVFRTHEYAPRVLIANANLVGHWSNWDVFHELERAGLMMYGQMTAGSWIYIGTQGILQGTYETFAAAARKHFGADLRGKLLVSGGMGGMGGAQPLAATMNGAAFLGVEVDAERIKRRLKSGYCDIMVNELDEALRILKNAIRKKEAVSVGLVGNCADVIPELARRGVVPDMLTDQTSAHDPLDGYIPSGYSVEQAAEVRRRNPEEYKRLALDSIARHVRGMLDLQKMGAVTFDYGNNIRTMAYDHGVKDAYDFPGFVEAYIRPLFCEGRGPFRWVALSGEPSDIHRTDQLVLELFPKDEILKRWVQLAEKRVKFQGLPARICWLGYGERAEFGLRINELVSKGELKAPIVIGRDHLDCGSVASPFRETEKMADGSDAVADWPLLNALLNTASGASWVSVHNGGGVGIGYSQHAGQVTVADGTAEMAKRIERVLTNDPGIGVARHADAGYPEARSFAKKMGLKIPMAGGE; this is encoded by the coding sequence ATGGCTGAAGTAACCACCAACATCTCTCCCCCAGGTTACCGGCGCGTGCGTGCGCCGCGAGGAACGAAGATCAGTTGCCTCGGCTGGCAGCAAGAGGCTGCGCTCCGGATGTTGATGAATAACCTAGACGAAGAGGTCGCCGAGCGACCGCAGGACTTGATTATCTACGGCGGGACCGGCAAGGCGGCGCGGAACTGGGAATGTTACCAGGCAATCGTTCATTCGCTTCTGAAATTGGAATCTGACGAAACTCTCCTGGTGCAGTCCGGGAAACCGGTGGGCGTCTTTCGCACTCATGAGTATGCACCGCGCGTGTTGATTGCCAATGCCAATCTGGTCGGCCACTGGTCGAACTGGGATGTTTTTCACGAACTCGAGCGGGCCGGTCTGATGATGTACGGCCAGATGACCGCGGGAAGTTGGATCTATATCGGGACTCAAGGCATTCTGCAGGGCACCTACGAAACATTTGCGGCGGCTGCCCGGAAGCACTTCGGCGCTGATCTGAGGGGAAAACTTTTGGTAAGCGGTGGAATGGGAGGGATGGGTGGCGCGCAGCCGCTGGCGGCGACGATGAACGGGGCGGCATTTCTCGGGGTTGAGGTGGATGCGGAGAGGATCAAGCGGCGACTCAAATCCGGTTACTGCGACATCATGGTCAACGAGCTCGATGAAGCGCTCCGTATTTTGAAGAACGCAATCCGCAAGAAAGAGGCGGTATCGGTCGGCCTGGTAGGCAATTGCGCTGATGTCATACCGGAGCTGGCGCGTCGGGGCGTTGTCCCCGACATGCTTACCGATCAGACCAGCGCGCACGATCCGCTCGACGGATACATTCCGAGTGGCTATAGCGTGGAGCAGGCCGCCGAAGTCCGGCGGCGCAATCCCGAAGAATACAAGAGGCTGGCACTTGACTCGATTGCCCGCCATGTGCGCGGCATGCTCGATTTACAAAAGATGGGCGCAGTCACTTTCGACTATGGCAACAACATTCGCACCATGGCGTATGACCACGGAGTCAAAGACGCCTACGATTTTCCGGGATTCGTGGAAGCCTACATCCGACCGCTATTCTGCGAGGGGCGAGGACCGTTCCGTTGGGTGGCGCTTTCCGGCGAGCCGAGCGACATCCATCGAACCGACCAGCTCGTGTTGGAGCTGTTCCCGAAGGACGAGATACTGAAGCGCTGGGTTCAACTGGCCGAGAAGCGAGTCAAGTTCCAGGGATTGCCGGCGCGGATTTGTTGGCTAGGCTACGGGGAGCGCGCGGAGTTTGGGTTGAGGATCAACGAGTTGGTATCGAAAGGCGAGCTCAAAGCGCCCATTGTGATCGGGCGCGACCATCTGGATTGCGGCTCGGTGGCATCCCCCTTCCGAGAAACGGAGAAGATGGCGGACGGCAGCGACGCGGTAGCGGACTGGCCTTTGCTGAACGCGTTGCTGAATACGGCGTCGGGGGCGAGCTGGGTTTCTGTCCATAATGGCGGCGGGGTGGGCATCGGGTACTCACAGCACGCGGGGCAGGTTACGGTGGCCGACGGAACGGCTGAGATGGCCAAACGGATTGAGCGCGTGCTGACGAACGACCCCGGCATCGGGGTGGCACGTCACGCCGATGCCGGCTACCCGGAAGCAAGATCGTTTGCAAAGAAGATGGGCTTGAAGATTCCGATGGCCGGCGGCGAGTAG
- a CDS encoding FmdB family zinc ribbon protein, with translation MPSYEYTCLKCKKDFSLIITLREYEQGKVKCPKCKSPKLEQKPAAFFAVTSKKS, from the coding sequence ATGCCATCCTACGAATACACTTGCCTGAAATGCAAAAAGGACTTTTCGCTCATTATCACCTTGCGCGAATACGAACAGGGCAAAGTTAAGTGCCCCAAGTGCAAGAGCCCAAAGCTGGAGCAAAAGCCGGCGGCCTTCTTCGCTGTGACCTCCAAGAAAAGCTAA
- the hutI gene encoding imidazolonepropionase has product MSHFLLVRNANQLLSLRGEGLRRGQAMSDLGMIRGGAVLIRNEKIVAVGPATRIERLPEARRAQEIDAKQGVVLPGFVDSHTHLVFPASRTNEYEMRIHGASYEEIARAGGGILASARKLRRLPAARLAERARRWLREFAAHGTTTVEVKSGYGLDLKSEIKMLEVVRQLNEEGPLELVATFLGAHAVPAEYRRKPERYVEMVIQQMIPAVAARSLAEFCDVFCDRGGFTLKQARAILKAGRVCGLEPRLHAEQLTRTGACQLGVELRAASVDHLEKIGRRDTRNLGKSDTVATLLPGATFHLGRSDYAPGRELIDGGAAVALASDFNPGTSPTYNMGMILSLACTQMGMTPGEAIVAATVNAAYSLRRADRVGSLEPGKQADVAIMKVPDYREMAYYFGANHCAMTIKRGRIIYRCAS; this is encoded by the coding sequence ATGAGCCACTTCCTCCTGGTCCGGAACGCCAACCAGTTGCTAAGCCTGCGAGGTGAGGGGCTTCGGCGGGGCCAGGCGATGTCCGACCTAGGAATGATTCGCGGTGGGGCAGTGCTGATCAGAAACGAGAAGATCGTGGCGGTGGGGCCAGCGACCCGAATCGAAAGATTGCCGGAGGCTCGACGAGCACAGGAGATTGATGCGAAGCAGGGCGTGGTATTGCCCGGCTTTGTGGATAGCCATACGCACCTGGTCTTCCCGGCCAGCCGGACAAATGAGTACGAAATGAGGATTCACGGCGCGTCTTATGAAGAAATCGCACGGGCAGGAGGAGGAATCCTGGCGAGCGCGCGGAAACTGCGGCGGTTACCCGCGGCAAGGTTGGCGGAAAGGGCGCGCCGGTGGTTGCGAGAATTCGCCGCACATGGAACGACAACGGTAGAGGTGAAGAGCGGCTACGGGCTGGACCTCAAGAGTGAGATCAAGATGCTAGAGGTTGTGCGGCAGCTAAACGAGGAAGGGCCGCTTGAGCTGGTGGCGACCTTCCTGGGTGCCCACGCGGTACCGGCAGAATACCGGCGCAAGCCGGAACGTTACGTGGAAATGGTCATTCAGCAAATGATTCCGGCGGTCGCGGCAAGAAGCTTGGCCGAGTTTTGCGACGTGTTTTGTGACCGAGGAGGTTTTACGCTCAAACAAGCACGAGCCATTCTGAAGGCAGGCCGGGTGTGCGGACTCGAACCCCGGCTCCATGCAGAGCAACTGACGAGGACCGGGGCCTGCCAGCTAGGGGTTGAACTGCGCGCCGCCAGCGTGGACCATCTGGAAAAGATTGGGAGAAGGGATACGCGGAACCTGGGAAAGTCGGATACCGTTGCCACCCTGCTACCCGGAGCCACCTTTCATCTGGGACGGTCGGACTATGCGCCGGGGCGAGAATTGATTGATGGCGGCGCGGCTGTCGCTCTGGCAAGCGACTTCAATCCAGGGACAAGCCCGACGTACAACATGGGAATGATTCTTTCGCTGGCATGTACACAGATGGGCATGACCCCCGGCGAAGCGATTGTTGCGGCCACGGTCAATGCGGCATACTCTTTGCGCCGGGCAGACCGGGTGGGTTCGCTCGAGCCGGGCAAGCAAGCTGATGTGGCTATTATGAAGGTTCCGGACTATCGGGAGATGGCGTACTATTTCGGCGCGAACCACTGCGCGATGACGATCAAGCGTGGAAGAATAATCTACCGCTGCGCCTCTTGA
- the ftcD gene encoding glutamate formimidoyltransferase has translation MSRLVECVPNFSEGRDARRVDAILEAIRSAGVTVLDREMDADHNRSVLTFVGEPDAVIEGALAGVGKAAELIDLTKHSGAHPRVGATDVVPFIPICEMTIDDCVAIARRVGEAIWERFRIPVYFYEAAAQRPERVNLENIRRGQFEGLREEVAVNPERAPDVGERKLHATAGATVVGARKFLIAYNVNLNTPDVEIAKKIARTVRFSSGGLRYVKGMGVKLKERNLAQVSMNLTDFEQTPMHVAFEAVKREAARYGVNIVGSEIVGLLPKRAIEMSADYFLQLENFHPGQILENRMADALAGKPLESGPGKFATACRPFLRAVSEATATPGGGSVSALAGALAAALGQMVAGLSRRKKAFAAKGPQLGESVMRLEKLAERLTDAIDRDAQSYELVVKANRLPKETPAERLSREERIEQALKAAISVPLEVAEASAEVAKILAELPALTSPAMVSDLKVGSLMAVGAIRGAIENVRINLAELKDAAFLAEVRSKVQRLEANLEAPAENERIEKTAHLRNAGPEVTSRKTFPGQSASKKI, from the coding sequence GTGTCTCGACTGGTGGAATGCGTACCTAACTTCAGCGAAGGGCGAGATGCCCGGCGAGTGGATGCCATCCTGGAGGCGATCCGGTCGGCCGGGGTCACGGTGCTCGACCGGGAAATGGACGCCGACCACAACCGTTCGGTGTTGACGTTTGTGGGCGAACCGGATGCCGTGATCGAGGGAGCGCTGGCCGGGGTCGGCAAGGCAGCCGAGTTAATCGACCTCACGAAACACTCGGGAGCACACCCGCGAGTGGGGGCTACGGACGTGGTGCCGTTTATCCCGATTTGTGAGATGACGATTGATGATTGCGTAGCGATTGCCCGGCGGGTGGGCGAGGCCATCTGGGAACGGTTTCGCATCCCGGTTTACTTTTATGAGGCGGCAGCACAAAGGCCGGAGCGAGTGAACCTGGAAAACATTCGACGCGGACAGTTCGAGGGATTGCGCGAAGAAGTAGCGGTGAATCCCGAGCGCGCCCCGGACGTAGGGGAGCGGAAATTACACGCCACAGCAGGGGCTACGGTGGTGGGCGCGCGCAAGTTTCTGATCGCATACAATGTGAACCTTAATACTCCCGACGTGGAGATAGCGAAAAAAATCGCGAGGACAGTGCGCTTTTCATCGGGCGGCTTGCGCTACGTCAAGGGCATGGGAGTCAAACTGAAGGAGCGAAATCTGGCCCAAGTTTCCATGAACCTGACCGACTTCGAGCAGACGCCGATGCACGTTGCTTTTGAGGCAGTCAAGCGCGAGGCGGCCCGATACGGGGTGAACATCGTCGGCAGCGAAATCGTCGGACTGCTGCCGAAGCGAGCGATCGAAATGTCGGCCGACTACTTTTTGCAACTGGAAAACTTCCATCCCGGCCAAATTTTGGAAAACCGAATGGCGGATGCGCTTGCGGGGAAGCCGCTCGAGTCCGGCCCGGGAAAGTTTGCGACTGCTTGCCGGCCTTTCCTTCGAGCGGTGTCGGAAGCAACCGCGACGCCCGGCGGGGGCTCGGTGAGCGCGCTCGCAGGAGCGCTGGCGGCAGCGCTGGGCCAGATGGTAGCGGGGTTGTCGCGCAGGAAGAAGGCATTTGCCGCGAAGGGACCGCAGCTAGGGGAATCGGTGATGCGCCTTGAGAAGCTGGCGGAGAGATTGACGGATGCGATCGATCGGGACGCCCAAAGTTATGAGCTGGTCGTGAAAGCAAATCGCTTGCCGAAGGAAACGCCAGCCGAGAGGTTGTCGAGGGAGGAAAGGATTGAGCAAGCCCTAAAAGCAGCTATTTCTGTGCCTCTGGAGGTGGCCGAGGCGAGCGCCGAAGTGGCGAAAATCCTGGCTGAGCTACCGGCCTTGACGAGCCCGGCAATGGTCTCCGACCTGAAAGTAGGTAGCTTGATGGCCGTGGGAGCGATCCGCGGAGCAATCGAGAATGTCCGCATCAACCTGGCGGAATTGAAGGATGCGGCCTTCCTGGCCGAGGTGCGATCCAAGGTTCAACGTCTGGAGGCGAACTTGGAAGCACCTGCGGAAAACGAGCGAATAGAGAAGACAGCGCACTTGAGGAACGCAGGGCCAGAAGTAACCAGTCGCAAAACCTTTCCTGGGCAGTCGGCATCGAAGAAGATATAA
- the gcvT gene encoding glycine cleavage system aminomethyltransferase GcvT — protein MSHPATGELRRTALYSIHRAAGAKMVRFGGWEMPLEYSGILNEHMAVRTNAGLFDVSHMGEIEIRGPKALGLVQSVTCNDASRLAVGQAQYSGLMTPKGTFVDDVLVHKVSDEHYFLCVNAANREKDFEWIKQNNRFQGTVENTSDQYTQLALQGPRAVEILQRLTSTPLKEIRYYRFLFGKVAGVDAMIARTGYTGEDGFELYFHPAHSEELWSRLLESGKADGLIPAGLGARNTLRLEATFCLYGNDIDETTTVFEANLGWICKLNKGEFLGRAALLEQQKRGVERILVGFEMLERGIAREHYYIHDDDHAIGQVTSGSFAPFLKKNIGLGYVPTPYAKAGTKLSIALRNAQAAARVVETPFYKRSR, from the coding sequence TTGTCCCACCCGGCAACCGGCGAACTTCGTCGAACCGCACTCTACAGTATCCATCGAGCCGCAGGCGCCAAGATGGTGAGGTTCGGCGGCTGGGAAATGCCGCTGGAATATAGCGGCATCCTGAACGAGCACATGGCGGTGCGAACCAACGCCGGTCTCTTCGATGTCAGCCATATGGGTGAGATTGAAATCCGAGGACCGAAGGCGCTGGGGCTGGTGCAAAGCGTCACCTGTAACGATGCGAGCCGGCTGGCAGTGGGCCAGGCGCAGTATTCCGGGTTGATGACGCCAAAGGGGACATTTGTGGACGATGTACTGGTCCACAAGGTCTCTGACGAGCACTATTTCCTATGTGTCAATGCAGCGAATCGGGAAAAGGATTTTGAGTGGATCAAGCAGAATAATCGCTTTCAAGGCACCGTCGAAAACACCAGTGACCAATACACCCAGCTTGCGCTCCAAGGCCCGAGGGCAGTTGAGATCCTTCAGCGGTTGACATCCACCCCACTCAAAGAGATTCGCTACTACCGGTTCCTATTCGGAAAAGTTGCGGGTGTGGACGCGATGATCGCGCGGACGGGTTACACGGGGGAAGATGGATTTGAGCTCTACTTCCATCCAGCTCACTCGGAAGAGTTGTGGAGCCGGCTGCTGGAGTCGGGCAAGGCAGATGGGTTAATCCCGGCTGGCCTCGGGGCGCGCAATACGCTGCGCCTGGAAGCAACGTTTTGTCTGTACGGCAATGACATTGATGAAACCACGACAGTATTCGAGGCGAACCTGGGATGGATCTGCAAGCTGAACAAGGGCGAGTTCCTGGGGAGAGCGGCTCTCCTGGAGCAACAGAAGCGAGGGGTGGAACGCATCCTGGTAGGATTTGAGATGCTGGAACGCGGCATTGCTCGCGAGCACTATTACATTCATGATGATGACCATGCGATCGGTCAGGTGACCAGCGGGTCGTTTGCGCCATTCTTGAAAAAGAATATCGGCCTCGGATACGTGCCGACGCCCTATGCGAAAGCCGGGACGAAGCTTTCGATTGCCCTTCGGAATGCCCAGGCTGCCGCACGGGTAGTAGAAACGCCGTTTTACAAGCGTTCCAGGTAG